The following proteins are co-located in the Fusobacteria bacterium ZRK30 genome:
- a CDS encoding ferrous iron transport protein A — protein MACPITFAASDRTLKIVEILGGDRAKGKLLDRGLCVGECLCVSEGSCRGNIILKTKTSKYAVGFGLASKIIVDEV, from the coding sequence ATGGCTTGTCCAATAACATTTGCTGCATCAGATAGAACATTAAAAATTGTTGAAATATTAGGTGGAGATAGGGCAAAGGGGAAACTTTTAGACAGGGGACTTTGTGTAGGAGAGTGTCTCTGTGTTTCTGAGGGGAGTTGTAGAGGGAATATAATCCTTAAAACAAAAACTTCAAAATATGCAGTAGGATTTGGGTTAGCGAGTAAAATTATCGTAGACGAGGTATAG
- a CDS encoding HI0074 family nucleotidyltransferase substrate-binding subunit has translation MYGLTEKEFYKLIEVLKNYSKEIKWVKIFGSRARGDYKKTSDIDLVIQFREDKLLDLKDELYKTSLPYTIDIIDYKKNTNENLKKFIDEEGCIIFLTDERGKVTMNENKLKLKLEDLRKALCRLEDSLKKDPHEDDLYLDGTIQRFEFVFELSWKLMKGYLEYDGIEVNSPRGAFREAFKVELIENGTAWIKMMENRNRTSHTYNQDTAWEIYDKVKKEYIVLFQEFFKTIDEKIKSDHEL, from the coding sequence ATGTATGGATTAACAGAAAAAGAATTTTATAAATTAATAGAAGTATTAAAAAACTACTCCAAAGAAATAAAATGGGTTAAAATTTTCGGTTCTAGAGCTAGAGGTGATTATAAAAAAACTTCAGACATAGATTTAGTTATTCAATTTAGAGAGGATAAATTATTAGATTTAAAAGATGAACTCTATAAAACTTCTTTACCCTATACAATTGATATAATTGACTATAAAAAAAATACCAATGAAAATTTAAAAAAATTTATTGATGAAGAAGGTTGTATAATATTTCTTACAGATGAAAGGGGAAAAGTAACTATGAATGAAAATAAATTAAAACTAAAATTAGAAGATTTAAGAAAAGCCTTATGTAGATTAGAAGATTCTTTAAAAAAAGATCCCCATGAGGACGATCTATATTTAGATGGGACCATTCAAAGATTTGAATTTGTCTTTGAACTTAGTTGGAAACTTATGAAAGGTTATCTAGAATATGATGGGATAGAAGTTAATAGCCCTAGAGGAGCTTTTAGAGAAGCTTTTAAAGTTGAATTAATAGAAAATGGCACTGCATGGATTAAGATGATGGAAAATAGAAATAGAACTTCTCATACTTATAATCAAGATACAGCTTGGGAAATTTATGATAAAGTAAAAAAAGAATATATAGTTTTATTTCAGGAATTTTTTAAAACGATAGATGAAAAAATTAAATCCGATCATGAATTATAA
- a CDS encoding nucleotidyltransferase domain-containing protein, with the protein MKEKNQFISEEKVQDYKKKIMKYFSLKEENIEGVYVFGSVSRGEMREESDIDIAVIGDFNFDDRLNFICDLEKELGRKIDLIDFNRSNLNFQAEIITNGELIYCLNDEKNDLLEYKILAEYLVFEEDRKIVLDEIYNRGSVFNEKSSTE; encoded by the coding sequence ATGAAGGAAAAAAATCAGTTTATATCTGAAGAGAAAGTTCAAGACTATAAAAAAAAAATCATGAAATATTTTTCTTTAAAAGAAGAAAATATAGAGGGGGTATATGTATTTGGATCTGTCTCAAGAGGTGAAATGAGGGAAGAGAGTGATATAGATATAGCTGTTATAGGAGATTTTAATTTTGATGATAGATTGAATTTTATTTGTGATTTAGAAAAAGAATTAGGAAGAAAGATAGATCTTATAGATTTTAACAGATCTAATTTAAATTTTCAGGCAGAAATAATAACAAACGGAGAGTTGATCTATTGTTTAAATGATGAAAAAAATGACCTGTTAGAATATAAAATTTTAGCTGAATATTTAGTTTTTGAAGAGGATAGGAAGATAGTTTTAGATGAAATCTATAATAGGGGAAGTGTTTTCAATGAAAAGAGTAGTACTGAGTAA
- a CDS encoding polyphenol oxidase family protein, with protein sequence MLYLEFEGEQEGNKIFIKKDKYYEIEEFDNLGIGAIYTTKDLMDSRIIKQDPVSKDRIKKLLDIEDKTIVFAGQTHSVNIAVVGDKAKDIYLDTDGFITQNKDLVLFTQYADCLPIYAYDKKNQVIGLCHAGWKGAFDGIQKNMIEKMISEYGSLAEDIIIGLGIGISVDNYPVGEEFFEAYYRQYGKEMTRLVFSIKSDRYYYDNIEFNKQILLRLGIREENIIISNSCTYRDEFHSYRRDGGLSGRNGAFIYFKKK encoded by the coding sequence TTGCTATATTTAGAATTTGAAGGTGAGCAGGAGGGGAATAAAATTTTTATAAAAAAAGATAAATATTATGAGATAGAGGAATTTGATAATTTAGGGATAGGAGCAATCTATACCACTAAAGATTTAATGGATAGCAGGATAATAAAGCAGGATCCGGTATCTAAAGATAGGATAAAAAAACTTTTGGATATAGAGGATAAAACTATAGTTTTTGCAGGCCAGACCCACTCAGTAAATATAGCAGTGGTAGGAGATAAGGCAAAAGATATCTACCTGGATACCGATGGATTTATAACTCAAAATAAAGATTTGGTTTTATTTACCCAGTATGCAGACTGTCTGCCCATATATGCCTATGACAAGAAAAATCAGGTGATAGGACTCTGTCATGCAGGGTGGAAGGGAGCTTTTGACGGGATACAAAAAAATATGATAGAAAAGATGATCTCTGAATATGGATCTTTGGCAGAAGATATTATAATCGGGCTGGGAATAGGAATATCTGTTGATAACTACCCGGTAGGAGAGGAATTCTTTGAGGCATACTACAGGCAGTATGGGAAGGAGATGACGAGGTTGGTATTTTCTATAAAATCAGATAGATACTACTACGATAATATAGAATTTAATAAACAAATATTGTTGAGACTGGGAATAAGGGAAGAAAATATAATAATTTCTAATAGTTGTACTTATAGGGATGAATTTCATTCTTACAGAAGGGACGGGGGTCTAAGTGGCAGAAATGGAGCATTCATATACTTTAAGAAAAAATAA
- a CDS encoding 4Fe-4S binding protein, with protein MYIIDKDACIGCGACEGTCPVAAISADTDGKYEIADACIDCGACAGSCPVEAIAAG; from the coding sequence ATGTATATTATTGATAAAGACGCTTGTATCGGATGTGGAGCATGTGAAGGAACTTGTCCAGTAGCAGCAATTTCAGCTGACACAGATGGAAAATATGAAATCGCAGATGCATGTATCGATTGTGGAGCATGTGCAGGATCATGTCCAGTAGAAGCTATCGCAGCAGGATAA
- a CDS encoding DUF86 domain-containing protein, whose translation MKRVVLSKIESIERCIKRIDEIYGGEIERLNDYLYQDAIVLNIQRACQQSIDLSMYLCSKLAFGIPKSSRDSFALLKENGILTEKTSNLMEKMVGFRNIVIHEYQSVELEVIKFIVKKGREDFLSYTKEILTYMKKIDE comes from the coding sequence ATGAAAAGAGTAGTACTGAGTAAAATAGAGAGTATTGAAAGGTGTATTAAAAGGATAGATGAGATATATGGCGGTGAGATCGAGAGATTGAATGATTATTTATATCAGGATGCCATAGTTTTAAATATTCAGAGGGCCTGTCAGCAGTCTATAGATCTATCCATGTATTTATGTTCAAAATTAGCTTTTGGAATACCAAAATCAAGTAGAGATTCATTTGCTTTATTAAAAGAAAATGGTATTCTTACAGAAAAAACATCGAATCTTATGGAAAAAATGGTAGGATTCAGGAATATAGTTATACACGAATATCAATCTGTAGAATTAGAAGTGATAAAATTTATTGTAAAAAAAGGCAGAGAAGATTTTTTAAGTTATACCAAGGAAATTTTGACCTATATGAAAAAGATAGATGAATAG
- a CDS encoding ferrous iron transport protein A, with amino-acid sequence MKLTELNRGEKAIIVKIGKLGELKKRLTDMGITSGEVIKLERDAPLGDPQQFLIKGTGIAIRKEDADHIEIKNVAEIK; translated from the coding sequence ATGAAGTTAACAGAGTTGAACAGAGGGGAAAAAGCCATAATTGTAAAAATAGGAAAATTAGGAGAATTGAAAAAAAGATTAACAGATATGGGGATAACATCTGGTGAAGTTATTAAGTTAGAAAGAGATGCTCCACTAGGAGACCCCCAGCAATTTTTAATAAAGGGTACAGGAATAGCTATTAGAAAAGAAGATGCTGATCACATTGAAATAAAAAATGTTGCAGAAATCAAATAA
- a CDS encoding Xaa-Pro aminopeptidase, with product MFSKETYIERRKKLKKEMKSGLVLITGNSEASMDYLDNTYEFKQDSSFRYYFGIDRADMFGLIDLDSNKDYIFGYDYTISDVIWMGPQDSLRNEALNFGIENTGSYEDLKIFLENNRDKKVHYHPQYRGENLITLGELLNKTPQDIKNGCSEELCYAIANQRNYKSPEEIKKIEAAVNVTRAMHLKAMQTAKAGMKEYEVTAKIQGILLGNHCTNSFPTICSTNGQTLHNHYHGNTLENGRMLLVDCGAKSASGYCGDMTTTFPVDEKFTPKQAVIYNILIDAYDHAESILKAGITYKEVHLATCSKIAEGLKSLGLIVGEIDEVVKNGVHALFMPHGLGHMMGMDVHDMENFGEVIVGYNGEAKSTQFGLSSLRMGRILEDGFVFTVEPGIYFIPELIKKWKDEGINSEFLNFEKIDEYLNFGGMRYEGDYVIENGRSRRLGLKMPKTIEEVEAERAKAYSK from the coding sequence ATGTTTAGTAAAGAAACTTATATTGAAAGAAGGAAAAAATTAAAGAAAGAGATGAAATCAGGTCTTGTTCTCATCACCGGAAATAGTGAAGCTAGTATGGACTATCTGGATAATACATACGAATTTAAACAGGACAGCAGTTTTAGGTATTATTTTGGTATCGATCGTGCTGATATGTTTGGTCTTATAGATTTGGACAGCAATAAAGATTATATCTTTGGATATGATTATACCATCTCTGATGTAATCTGGATGGGTCCTCAAGATTCTTTAAGGAATGAAGCTCTTAATTTTGGAATAGAAAACACAGGATCATATGAAGATCTAAAAATATTTTTAGAAAATAACAGAGATAAAAAGGTCCATTATCACCCTCAATATAGAGGTGAGAACCTTATAACTTTAGGAGAACTTTTAAATAAAACTCCCCAGGATATTAAAAATGGATGTTCTGAAGAACTCTGCTACGCTATAGCTAATCAGAGAAACTATAAATCTCCCGAGGAGATCAAAAAGATAGAGGCAGCAGTTAACGTTACCCGTGCCATGCACTTAAAAGCTATGCAGACTGCAAAGGCCGGGATGAAGGAATATGAAGTTACAGCAAAGATCCAAGGGATACTTCTAGGTAATCACTGTACCAATAGTTTTCCAACTATCTGCTCAACTAACGGTCAGACTCTCCACAACCACTATCATGGAAATACCCTGGAAAATGGAAGGATGCTTCTTGTGGACTGTGGAGCAAAATCAGCCTCAGGTTATTGCGGAGACATGACTACAACTTTCCCTGTAGACGAAAAGTTTACTCCTAAGCAAGCTGTAATCTACAATATATTAATAGATGCATACGATCATGCTGAATCTATATTAAAAGCAGGAATCACATATAAGGAAGTTCATTTAGCTACTTGTTCTAAAATTGCAGAAGGACTGAAATCTTTAGGACTTATTGTAGGTGAGATTGATGAAGTCGTTAAAAATGGTGTCCATGCACTATTTATGCCTCATGGATTAGGTCATATGATGGGAATGGATGTACATGATATGGAAAATTTTGGAGAGGTTATTGTAGGGTATAATGGAGAAGCAAAGTCAACTCAATTTGGATTATCTTCACTTAGAATGGGGAGAATCTTAGAGGATGGATTTGTTTTCACTGTAGAACCTGGAATCTACTTTATCCCTGAACTTATCAAAAAATGGAAAGATGAGGGGATTAATTCTGAATTTTTAAATTTTGAAAAAATCGATGAATATCTAAATTTTGGTGGTATGAGATATGAGGGAGACTATGTTATAGAAAATGGCAGGTCTCGTAGATTGGGATTGAAGATGCCTAAAACCATTGAGGAAGTAGAAGCTGAAAGAGCAAAAGCTTATTCAAAGTAG
- the feoB gene encoding ferrous iron transport protein B, which translates to MIKIAFAGNPNVGKSALINEIAGSSLKVGNWPGVTVEKKEAKFEFEGQTIKLVDLPGVYSLSPYTLEEKITRDYIIDENPDVVINVVDSTNLDRNLYLTMLLKELGKPMIMALNFIDEFEKLNYKLDLKHFEEHIGMKAVPTSALKNRGLKELLEKSLKVAAEHKEQVHSKYELRVDKFLETEMKKVEEFVRNSDEFVPVMKKYSMDFITIKLLEGDNHFLGKLKGYGINKLDSIEESKKRIEDKFDEDVETVFAESRYGAVKGILLHTLKTSLKSRLDFTDKVDKVLLNKILGLPIFLILIAGLMGVVFNGAAPLQDWLDGFINGFIGKYAGILVEGTPDWLNSFVLDGLIAGVGGVLVFVPLMLFLYFFLAILEESGYMSRVAFLMDKIMRSMGLNGKAFVPMVLGFGCTVPAIYATRTLEDEKSRRLTALMAPFMSCGARLPVYGLFTAAFFGKTAGMIVMSLYFLGIFIAMLVGLTFRKHEYFKTDDRALLIELPPYRVPSIKMITRSAFTRTGSYLKKATTVIMGVLIILWALTYFPNHGDTENSYMAKFGKSVAPIMKPTGFGDRWEAVAAVVPSIAAKEVVVGFMAQVLPLKEADEEETEEVTTFTEDVVEQVRGLGFALKDSFIGIVDVRAIAGLFEAPDAETVEEEGVGVVQAVSNLWAGDKEGPLKAYSFMVFILLVVPCIVTLAAIKQEFGNKFMWFVTGFLVLVPYVASTLIYQIGRLFV; encoded by the coding sequence ATGATAAAAATTGCGTTTGCAGGAAATCCAAATGTAGGTAAATCAGCATTAATAAATGAAATAGCAGGTTCCTCTCTAAAGGTAGGAAACTGGCCGGGAGTTACAGTAGAAAAAAAAGAAGCAAAGTTTGAGTTTGAGGGACAGACTATTAAATTAGTAGATCTGCCGGGAGTATATTCCCTTAGTCCTTATACTTTAGAGGAAAAAATCACCCGTGATTATATCATAGACGAGAATCCGGATGTTGTAATAAACGTAGTAGATTCAACAAACTTAGATAGAAATCTATATCTGACTATGCTGTTAAAAGAATTAGGGAAACCTATGATCATGGCACTGAATTTTATAGATGAATTTGAAAAACTGAACTATAAATTAGATTTAAAACATTTTGAAGAACATATAGGAATGAAAGCTGTTCCAACAAGTGCATTGAAAAATAGAGGACTGAAAGAACTGTTAGAAAAATCTCTAAAGGTAGCAGCTGAACATAAAGAGCAGGTACACTCTAAATATGAATTAAGAGTTGATAAATTTTTAGAAACAGAGATGAAAAAAGTAGAAGAATTTGTCAGAAATAGTGATGAATTTGTCCCTGTAATGAAAAAATATTCTATGGATTTTATAACTATAAAATTATTGGAAGGTGACAACCATTTCTTAGGGAAATTAAAAGGTTATGGAATAAACAAATTAGATTCTATAGAGGAATCTAAAAAAAGGATAGAGGATAAATTCGATGAAGATGTAGAAACTGTATTTGCAGAGAGCAGATATGGAGCTGTAAAGGGAATCCTCCTTCATACATTGAAGACATCACTAAAGTCAAGATTAGATTTTACAGACAAGGTAGACAAGGTCTTACTGAATAAAATCTTAGGATTACCTATATTTTTAATATTAATTGCAGGTCTTATGGGAGTAGTATTTAATGGTGCAGCTCCGTTACAGGACTGGTTAGATGGGTTTATAAATGGGTTTATTGGTAAATATGCAGGAATCCTTGTAGAAGGGACCCCTGACTGGTTAAATTCATTTGTGTTAGATGGATTGATTGCAGGTGTGGGAGGAGTATTAGTCTTTGTTCCGTTGATGTTATTTTTATATTTCTTCCTGGCTATATTAGAGGAAAGTGGATATATGTCCAGAGTAGCATTTTTAATGGATAAGATCATGAGATCTATGGGACTAAATGGAAAAGCATTTGTACCGATGGTATTAGGATTTGGGTGTACAGTACCTGCAATCTATGCTACAAGAACTTTAGAAGATGAAAAATCTAGAAGATTAACTGCTTTAATGGCACCATTTATGTCTTGTGGGGCAAGATTACCGGTATACGGATTATTTACAGCGGCTTTCTTTGGTAAGACTGCAGGAATGATAGTAATGAGTTTATATTTCTTGGGTATTTTTATTGCAATGCTTGTAGGATTAACTTTTAGAAAACATGAATATTTTAAAACTGATGACAGAGCATTATTGATAGAGTTACCGCCATACAGAGTACCTAGTATTAAGATGATCACCAGATCAGCATTCACAAGAACAGGGTCGTACTTAAAGAAAGCTACAACAGTAATTATGGGTGTATTAATAATCTTATGGGCACTGACTTATTTCCCGAATCATGGAGATACAGAAAACTCATATATGGCAAAGTTTGGAAAATCAGTAGCTCCTATTATGAAGCCTACAGGTTTTGGAGATAGATGGGAAGCGGTAGCCGCAGTTGTGCCTAGTATAGCAGCTAAGGAAGTTGTAGTAGGATTTATGGCTCAGGTATTGCCTCTAAAAGAAGCTGACGAAGAAGAAACTGAAGAAGTGACTACTTTTACAGAAGATGTCGTGGAGCAGGTAAGAGGGTTAGGATTTGCATTAAAAGATTCATTTATAGGAATAGTAGATGTAAGGGCTATAGCTGGATTGTTTGAAGCACCAGATGCAGAGACTGTAGAGGAAGAAGGAGTTGGAGTTGTACAAGCTGTATCAAATCTATGGGCCGGGGATAAAGAGGGACCATTGAAAGCATACTCGTTCATGGTATTTATCTTGTTGGTAGTACCTTGTATAGTAACTTTAGCAGCTATAAAGCAGGAATTTGGAAATAAATTTATGTGGTTTGTAACAGGTTTCTTGGTCTTAGTACCGTATGTTGCATCTACATTGATCTATCAAATAGGAAGATTGTTTGTTTAG
- a CDS encoding GxxExxY protein: MEKYLHEDLTKKIIECCYSVFDELGSGFLEPD; the protein is encoded by the coding sequence ATGGAGAAATATTTACATGAAGATTTAACTAAAAAAATTATAGAATGCTGCTACAGTGTCTTTGATGAACTTGGAAGTGGTTTTTTAGAGCCTGACTAA
- the argS gene encoding arginine--tRNA ligase: MLLIEKEIAGIFNQMVKNSFEGVEGLREVDIQPATNDKFGDFQTNFAMMNSKIIGNNPRAIAAKLLEGFFENEIIEKLEIAGPGFINIYLKEEYLGKRINTMTTEKYDFSFLDTHGDVIIDYSSPNIAKRMHIGHLRSTIIGDSIKRIYNHLGYNTVADNHIGDWGTQFGKLIIGYRNWLDQDAYKAAPIDELERVYVKFAVESEHNEELNDQARLELKKLHEGDEENYKLWKEFIEVSLNEYNKVYKRLDIEFDTYFGESHYHDIMPGVIEELKEKKIAVESEGAQVVFFPEETKLNPCLVQKGDGAYLYATSDIATVKFRKENYDVNKLVYVTDERQQDHFKQFFAITEMMDWDIEKKHIWFGIMRFADGIFSSRKGNVIKLEELLDEAKRRALEVVEEKNPTLSAEEKEVIAEVVGTGAVKYADLSQNRQSAIIFEWDKILSFEGNTGPYLQYTYARIQSILRKGAEASKNLDGNAKVKFIEKAEKALALHMNQFPAVVLKASTTYKPNLITDYLFELAKKFNTFYNACPILNQEDEILYSRLLIADRTAKTLKEGLGLLGMKTVDRM; encoded by the coding sequence ATGTTACTTATTGAAAAAGAGATAGCAGGTATATTTAATCAGATGGTAAAAAATTCATTTGAAGGGGTAGAAGGGTTAAGGGAAGTTGATATCCAGCCAGCTACAAATGATAAATTTGGAGATTTCCAAACAAACTTTGCCATGATGAATTCTAAAATAATAGGAAATAATCCAAGAGCCATAGCTGCTAAATTATTAGAGGGATTCTTTGAGAATGAGATCATTGAAAAGTTAGAGATCGCAGGACCTGGATTTATTAACATATATTTAAAGGAAGAGTATTTAGGAAAAAGAATAAATACCATGACCACTGAAAAATATGATTTTTCATTTTTAGATACCCATGGAGATGTAATTATAGATTATTCTTCTCCTAATATCGCCAAAAGAATGCATATAGGTCATCTTAGATCTACAATCATAGGTGACTCTATTAAGAGAATATATAATCATTTAGGATATAATACAGTAGCGGATAACCATATCGGTGACTGGGGAACTCAGTTCGGGAAATTAATTATCGGATATAGAAACTGGCTGGACCAGGATGCATATAAGGCAGCTCCTATAGATGAATTAGAAAGAGTATATGTAAAGTTTGCTGTGGAGTCAGAGCACAACGAGGAATTAAACGATCAGGCAAGATTGGAATTAAAAAAATTACATGAAGGTGACGAAGAAAATTATAAACTTTGGAAGGAGTTTATAGAGGTATCGTTAAATGAATATAACAAGGTATATAAGAGATTAGATATTGAATTTGATACATATTTCGGTGAATCTCACTACCATGACATAATGCCGGGAGTTATAGAGGAATTAAAGGAAAAGAAGATAGCTGTGGAATCTGAAGGAGCCCAGGTTGTATTTTTCCCAGAAGAAACAAAATTAAACCCATGTTTAGTGCAAAAAGGAGACGGGGCATACCTATATGCAACTTCAGATATAGCTACAGTTAAATTTAGAAAAGAAAACTATGATGTAAATAAGTTGGTTTATGTAACTGATGAAAGACAACAGGATCACTTTAAGCAATTCTTTGCAATAACTGAGATGATGGATTGGGATATTGAAAAGAAGCACATATGGTTTGGAATAATGAGATTTGCTGACGGTATATTCTCTTCTAGAAAGGGAAATGTAATCAAATTAGAGGAACTTTTAGATGAAGCTAAAAGAAGAGCATTAGAAGTTGTAGAGGAAAAAAATCCTACACTATCTGCAGAAGAAAAAGAAGTTATTGCAGAAGTAGTAGGAACAGGAGCAGTTAAATATGCGGACCTTTCTCAAAACAGACAGAGTGCAATAATATTTGAATGGGATAAGATCTTAAGTTTTGAAGGAAACACAGGACCTTATTTACAATATACATATGCCAGAATCCAGTCTATCCTTAGAAAAGGGGCTGAAGCTTCTAAAAACTTAGATGGAAATGCAAAAGTTAAATTCATAGAAAAAGCAGAAAAAGCATTGGCACTGCATATGAATCAATTCCCGGCAGTGGTATTGAAGGCTTCTACAACATATAAGCCAAACTTAATCACAGATTATTTATTTGAATTAGCTAAGAAATTCAATACTTTCTATAATGCCTGCCCAATATTAAATCAAGAGGATGAGATCTTATACTCTAGATTATTGATTGCTGACAGAACAGCTAAAACTCTAAAAGAGGGATTAGGATTATTAGGAATGAAAACAGTAGATAGAATGTAG
- a CDS encoding MFS transporter, producing MEERKRKKLNTWLFIVIYAFMGILAGVALDTMVTFLDASESTKAVAASMSIIMGIGFVGGAGLLFFIPKVGYKKILLTGPVIISAGILMITKIHNVSIVFICAGLVMIGVCMFDAILPPFLSCYTTDEEKQKVFSTTIWTNILGMVIGTWVGGRLIATRFSSRLGLSYEEGSKLTEDIKNFSPEQLTQYIGAHSDVLLIFIGVALVTMIPVFMLKEEKKDYTKVTADTGKVKVKTNWKDFANKYVIFFLAFGFLIRLGAALVTPYFPIYLSRMGIDRATTSSLISYQYFAMVIFVAVSPWIVKRIGRVGALGGLALVSIPFMLVIANGAMFGAYKVIAIGMALFLRSGFMNASQPVQQSLPMEFVSKEMRPAYSSIIFIIQGSAQFIAGGLGMKFLFSRPGGYAMAYYVTGTIYIIASLMLIVVFYKKYNRVEAVEEFKVSEEMA from the coding sequence ATGGAGGAGAGAAAGAGAAAAAAACTGAACACGTGGTTATTTATTGTTATTTATGCTTTTATGGGGATCTTAGCAGGAGTAGCACTAGATACAATGGTAACTTTTTTAGATGCTTCAGAAAGCACTAAAGCAGTAGCGGCTAGTATGTCTATAATAATGGGTATTGGGTTTGTTGGAGGAGCAGGATTGTTATTTTTTATACCTAAGGTTGGATATAAAAAAATTCTACTTACAGGGCCAGTGATTATAAGTGCAGGAATACTTATGATAACTAAGATACATAATGTTTCTATCGTATTTATATGTGCAGGGCTTGTGATGATAGGAGTGTGTATGTTTGATGCTATCCTTCCTCCATTTTTAAGCTGTTATACTACCGATGAAGAGAAACAAAAGGTTTTTTCTACAACAATCTGGACAAATATCCTAGGAATGGTAATAGGAACTTGGGTTGGCGGGAGATTAATTGCAACAAGATTTTCTTCTAGATTAGGTCTTTCATATGAAGAGGGTAGTAAACTTACAGAGGACATCAAGAACTTCAGTCCTGAGCAATTAACTCAATATATAGGAGCTCATAGTGATGTACTCCTAATCTTTATAGGAGTAGCTCTGGTTACTATGATTCCTGTCTTTATGTTAAAGGAAGAAAAAAAGGATTATACAAAAGTAACAGCAGATACAGGGAAAGTAAAAGTAAAAACAAACTGGAAAGATTTTGCTAATAAATATGTTATCTTCTTCTTAGCTTTTGGATTCCTGATCAGATTAGGAGCAGCTTTGGTAACACCATATTTTCCAATTTATTTGAGTAGAATGGGAATAGACAGAGCTACAACTTCTTCACTTATCTCATATCAGTACTTTGCAATGGTAATATTTGTAGCAGTATCACCTTGGATAGTAAAGAGAATTGGAAGAGTAGGAGCTTTAGGAGGATTAGCACTTGTGTCTATACCATTTATGCTGGTAATAGCAAATGGAGCTATGTTTGGAGCCTATAAGGTAATAGCTATTGGAATGGCATTATTTTTAAGATCAGGATTTATGAATGCTTCTCAACCGGTACAACAAAGTTTACCTATGGAGTTTGTATCTAAAGAGATGAGACCAGCTTACAGTTCAATAATATTTATAATCCAGGGATCGGCTCAATTTATAGCTGGTGGACTGGGAATGAAATTCTTATTCTCTAGACCAGGAGGATATGCAATGGCTTACTATGTTACAGGAACTATATATATAATAGCTTCCCTTATGCTTATAGTAGTTTTCTATAAGAAATACAATAGAGTGGAAGCAGTGGAAGAATTTAAGGTTTCAGAAGAGATGGCATAA